One segment of Ureibacillus thermophilus DNA contains the following:
- the sigE gene encoding RNA polymerase sporulation sigma factor SigE: MFGKLKELLSRIFSKFRTKKTYYIGGHDSLPVPLTREEEMSVIEAFMNGDMKARDTLIERNLRLVVYIARRFDNTGTPIEDLISIGSIGLIKAIETYNKEKNIKLATYASRCIENEILMHLRKTSRMKGEVSLDEPLNSDPDGNELLLSDILGTDEEIIMNDVEKKIERASMFEAINGLSERERYIMECRFGLNGKKEMTQKEVADHLGISQSYISRLEKKIISELRESLNQPIS, translated from the coding sequence TTGTTTGGAAAATTAAAAGAACTGCTCTCAAGAATATTTAGTAAGTTTCGCACTAAAAAAACATACTATATAGGAGGTCATGATTCATTGCCAGTGCCATTAACTAGAGAAGAGGAAATGTCAGTAATTGAAGCATTTATGAATGGGGATATGAAAGCACGGGATACCCTCATTGAAAGAAATTTGCGACTTGTAGTTTACATTGCACGACGATTTGATAATACAGGTACGCCAATTGAAGATTTAATCAGCATCGGTTCGATTGGATTAATTAAAGCGATTGAAACCTACAATAAAGAAAAGAATATAAAACTTGCCACATACGCTTCTCGATGCATTGAGAATGAGATTTTAATGCATTTGCGAAAGACAAGTCGTATGAAGGGCGAAGTTTCGTTGGATGAACCATTGAATTCTGATCCTGATGGTAATGAACTCCTTTTATCAGATATTTTAGGCACAGATGAAGAAATTATTATGAATGATGTAGAAAAGAAAATTGAACGTGCGTCGATGTTTGAAGCTATTAACGGATTAAGCGAGAGAGAAAGATATATTATGGAATGCCGTTTCGGATTAAACGGCAAAAAAGAAATGACTCAAAAAGAGGTAGCGGATCATTTAGGCATTTCCCAATCCTATATTTCCAGACTAGAAAAGAAAATTATTTCTGAGTTAAGAGAGTCCTTGAACCAACCAATCTCATAA
- the ftsZ gene encoding cell division protein FtsZ: protein MLEFDTNIDQLAKIKVIGVGGGGNNAVNRMIEHGVQGVEFIAVNTDAQALNLSKAEIKLQIGSKLTRGLGAGANPEIGKKAAEESREQIEEVVRGADMVFVTAGMGGGTGTGAAPIISQIAKDLGALTVGVVTRPFSFEGKKRQTQAINGIAAMKEAVDTLIVIPNDKLLQIVDKSTPMLEAFREADNVLRQGVQGISDLIATPGLINLDFADVKTIMSNKGSALMGIGIASGENRATEAAKKAISSPLLETSIDGAKGVIMNITGGTNLSLFEVQEAADIVASASDEEVNMIFGSVINENLNDEIIVTVIATGFDDAAPQTIQSARPSINVRNSQMNSIPQQQPPVRERNVEPQQQQDYYRNQQQEDLLDIPTFLRNRRNRNQ from the coding sequence ATGTTAGAATTTGATACGAATATTGACCAACTAGCCAAAATAAAAGTAATTGGTGTTGGCGGTGGTGGAAATAATGCGGTTAATCGAATGATTGAACACGGTGTTCAAGGTGTTGAATTTATTGCTGTCAATACAGATGCGCAAGCTTTAAATCTATCAAAAGCTGAAATAAAGTTGCAGATTGGTAGTAAACTGACACGTGGATTAGGTGCAGGGGCAAATCCAGAAATCGGAAAGAAGGCTGCAGAAGAAAGCAGAGAACAAATTGAAGAAGTTGTACGCGGAGCCGATATGGTGTTTGTCACTGCAGGAATGGGTGGAGGAACTGGAACTGGTGCCGCACCAATTATTTCACAAATTGCTAAAGATTTAGGAGCTTTAACTGTTGGGGTAGTTACACGTCCGTTTTCCTTTGAAGGAAAAAAGAGACAGACACAGGCAATCAATGGAATTGCAGCGATGAAAGAAGCAGTGGACACGTTAATTGTTATTCCGAATGATAAACTGCTGCAAATCGTTGATAAAAGCACTCCGATGCTTGAAGCTTTCCGAGAAGCGGATAACGTACTTCGCCAAGGTGTGCAAGGAATTTCTGACTTAATCGCGACGCCAGGTCTCATCAACTTAGACTTTGCAGATGTTAAAACAATTATGTCCAATAAAGGTTCAGCATTGATGGGTATCGGTATTGCTTCCGGCGAAAACCGGGCAACGGAGGCAGCGAAAAAAGCGATTTCCAGCCCGCTTCTTGAAACTTCTATTGATGGAGCAAAAGGCGTCATCATGAACATCACAGGCGGAACAAATTTAAGCTTGTTTGAAGTTCAAGAGGCTGCGGATATTGTTGCATCTGCTTCTGATGAAGAAGTTAATATGATTTTTGGTTCCGTTATTAATGAAAACTTAAATGACGAAATCATTGTAACGGTCATTGCAACTGGCTTTGATGATGCTGCACCTCAAACAATTCAAAGTGCAAGACCATCAATAAATGTGCGAAATTCACAAATGAACTCCATACCACAACAGCAACCTCCAGTGCGTGAACGAAATGTGGAACCGCAGCAGCAACAGGATTATTATCGAAACCAACAACAAGAAGATCTTTTAGATATTCCGACATTTTTAAGAAATCGTCGAAATCGAAATCAATAA
- the murD gene encoding UDP-N-acetylmuramoyl-L-alanine--D-glutamate ligase — MIYTTQFQHKKILVLGLAKSGVAASLLLHKLGAFVTVNDAKPFDENPDAQSLLKKGITVICGRHPEDLLDEGFEMVVKNPGIPYTNPIVKEALSRNLPVITEIELAYLISEAPMIGITGTNGKTTTTTLIFEMLKRSGRHPKIAGNIGTVACTVAEEATKDEVIVTELSSFQLMGIIQFKPKIAVLTNLYDAHLDYHGTFEEYAKAKFGITKNQTEEDYLIFNQDQEVVVEWAKASRAKKIPFSIQGRMEEGISADDSTIYWQGETFIDREIIALPGKHNLQNILAAIAACLTYGCDKLAIEEVLKTFSGVRHRTQFVREWKGRKIYNDSKATNCLATKVALEAFQQPIILIAGGLERGHSFEELREAMKNVKAVVAMGETKNRFIEFAKSCNVKECVIAADIAEAVEKAAELSESGDVILLSPACASWDQYKNFEVRGDLFIEAAMKLS, encoded by the coding sequence ATGATTTATACAACACAATTTCAACATAAAAAAATTTTGGTTTTAGGCTTAGCAAAAAGCGGAGTGGCTGCATCGCTCCTACTACATAAGCTTGGGGCATTTGTGACAGTGAATGATGCAAAACCTTTTGATGAAAATCCCGATGCTCAATCTTTGCTGAAAAAGGGGATTACTGTCATTTGCGGCCGACATCCGGAAGATTTGCTAGATGAAGGATTTGAAATGGTTGTAAAAAATCCTGGCATTCCTTACACCAATCCCATTGTAAAAGAAGCCCTCTCACGAAATTTACCAGTCATTACGGAAATTGAGTTGGCTTATTTGATCAGCGAAGCACCGATGATCGGCATTACAGGAACAAATGGTAAAACAACTACAACAACATTAATTTTTGAAATGTTAAAAAGAAGCGGCCGTCATCCAAAAATTGCGGGCAATATCGGAACGGTAGCTTGCACTGTTGCGGAAGAGGCTACAAAAGATGAAGTAATTGTAACGGAATTATCATCATTTCAATTGATGGGCATTATTCAATTTAAACCTAAAATTGCCGTGCTAACCAATTTATATGATGCTCATTTAGATTATCACGGCACTTTTGAGGAATATGCGAAAGCGAAATTTGGAATTACGAAAAATCAAACGGAAGAGGATTATTTAATCTTTAATCAAGATCAAGAGGTCGTTGTCGAATGGGCGAAAGCATCGCGGGCAAAAAAAATTCCTTTCAGCATTCAAGGCCGCATGGAAGAAGGGATTAGCGCCGATGATTCAACCATTTACTGGCAAGGTGAAACGTTTATTGACCGGGAAATAATTGCTTTGCCAGGCAAGCACAATTTGCAAAATATTTTAGCAGCCATTGCTGCTTGCCTCACATATGGATGCGACAAGTTGGCAATTGAAGAAGTATTAAAAACCTTCTCCGGCGTCCGCCATCGCACTCAATTTGTCCGTGAGTGGAAAGGAAGAAAAATTTACAACGATTCGAAGGCAACAAATTGTTTAGCAACAAAAGTAGCGCTTGAAGCATTTCAACAGCCAATCATATTAATTGCGGGGGGACTAGAACGAGGACATTCCTTCGAAGAATTGCGGGAAGCAATGAAAAATGTTAAAGCTGTTGTGGCAATGGGTGAAACGAAAAATCGTTTTATCGAATTTGCAAAGTCTTGCAATGTAAAAGAATGTGTAATTGCTGCCGATATTGCTGAGGCTGTTGAAAAGGCTGCAGAACTTTCCGAAAGCGGAGACGTTATTTTATTATCGCCGGCTTGTGCCAGCTGGGATCAATATAAAAACTTTGAAGTTCGAGGGGATTTATTTATTGAGGCGGCAATGAAACTTTCTTAA
- the mraY gene encoding phospho-N-acetylmuramoyl-pentapeptide-transferase: MSIETTITILAISFLTSVILGPIFIPILRRLKFGQSIRTEGPKSHMKKAGTPTMGGVIFLISIIFTTIIVGKIFNLFTTQSVVLLLVLVGFGVIGLLDDSIKIVFKRNLGLTSLQKLIGQIVISILAFLLLRLGTFDTSISIPFKDWSIDLGILYVAFLIFWLVGFSNAVNLTDGLDGLVAGTASIAFSAFGVIALFNEQTDVAVFTFAVTGALLGFLIFNANPAKVFMGDTGSLALGGALGLVSVIVKEELLLLLIGLVFVIETLSVILQVASFKMRGKRIFKMAPIHHHFELSGWSERKVVGVFWTIALLVAMIAVIAEAYL; this comes from the coding sequence ATGTCAATCGAAACAACTATAACCATCTTAGCCATATCCTTTCTTACTTCAGTGATATTGGGTCCGATATTCATACCAATACTAAGAAGATTAAAATTCGGCCAAAGCATTCGAACAGAAGGTCCAAAATCTCATATGAAAAAAGCAGGTACACCAACGATGGGCGGAGTGATTTTCTTAATTTCTATTATCTTCACTACCATCATCGTTGGAAAAATATTCAATTTATTTACCACTCAATCTGTTGTCTTGCTTTTAGTATTAGTGGGTTTTGGCGTGATTGGACTATTGGATGACAGTATTAAAATTGTTTTTAAAAGAAATCTAGGGCTAACTTCCTTACAAAAATTAATTGGTCAAATTGTTATATCCATCTTAGCTTTCTTGCTATTGAGATTGGGTACTTTCGATACATCCATCAGCATCCCATTTAAGGATTGGTCCATTGATTTAGGAATACTTTATGTAGCCTTTTTAATTTTTTGGCTCGTCGGTTTTTCTAATGCGGTCAATTTGACGGATGGGTTGGATGGATTGGTAGCCGGCACAGCATCCATTGCTTTTAGCGCCTTTGGAGTAATTGCGCTATTTAATGAACAAACTGATGTGGCAGTATTTACCTTTGCAGTAACAGGCGCATTATTAGGATTTTTAATCTTCAATGCAAATCCTGCAAAAGTATTTATGGGGGATACGGGATCTCTTGCATTGGGCGGTGCCCTTGGACTTGTATCCGTCATTGTGAAGGAAGAGTTGTTGCTTTTATTGATTGGGCTTGTTTTTGTGATTGAAACATTATCCGTCATTCTTCAAGTGGCAAGCTTTAAAATGCGCGGAAAACGCATATTTAAAATGGCGCCGATTCATCACCATTTTGAATTATCAGGATGGTCTGAAAGAAAAGTGGTTGGCGTATTTTGGACAATAGCTTTATTAGTTGCAATGATTGCTGTGATAGCGGAGGCATATTTATGA
- a CDS encoding FtsW/RodA/SpoVE family cell cycle protein, with protein MPSLKFTYKRLFILSAFTLSVVGIIFIYSAGTYWSAIHYKGEIPFYIKQSIYLLLALIVFYIVSNMSIFHLEKTWISLYIFSLFLLVLVLIPGIGLERNGSQSWIGIGPLTVQPAELVKITTLMVLSFLLSKVLSGERIVRLQHFLIIIIPSALIMLQPDFGSVFILVISSFILLFIARYPIKLYVAIIVIGVIGLVGLIAAAPYRLKRIEAFIDPWQDPLGSGFQAVQSLLAIGPAGLLGHGFQQSRQKFLYLPEPQNDFIFSIILEEIGFVGGCFLIALFCLFIYSGMGLALQATRSSDFFAISSLVAMIGFQAALNIGVVIGLIPVTGVTLPFISYGGTSLMIIWFVVGVIVAISNRTT; from the coding sequence ATGCCTTCACTGAAATTTACGTATAAAAGGCTGTTTATACTTTCTGCATTTACACTGTCCGTTGTCGGTATCATTTTCATTTATTCGGCGGGTACATATTGGAGTGCGATTCATTACAAAGGAGAAATTCCTTTTTACATTAAACAATCCATTTACCTTTTACTTGCGCTTATAGTCTTTTATATCGTCTCCAATATGTCCATTTTTCACCTTGAAAAAACGTGGATTAGCTTATATATATTTTCTCTGTTCTTGCTTGTCCTTGTGTTAATTCCAGGAATCGGCCTTGAGCGGAACGGCTCTCAAAGCTGGATCGGAATCGGGCCATTAACTGTACAGCCTGCCGAGTTAGTGAAAATTACGACTTTAATGGTTTTAAGCTTTTTGCTTAGCAAGGTGCTTAGCGGTGAGCGGATTGTCCGCCTCCAGCATTTCCTCATTATCATTATTCCAAGCGCTCTAATTATGTTGCAGCCTGATTTTGGTTCTGTGTTTATATTAGTTATCTCCTCATTTATTTTGTTATTTATTGCAAGATATCCAATCAAACTTTATGTGGCTATTATTGTTATTGGCGTGATTGGATTAGTCGGACTTATTGCAGCTGCACCTTATCGGTTAAAGCGGATTGAAGCCTTCATCGATCCTTGGCAAGATCCGTTAGGCAGCGGTTTCCAGGCGGTGCAGTCGCTCTTAGCCATTGGTCCTGCCGGATTGCTCGGACATGGCTTTCAGCAAAGCAGACAAAAGTTTTTATATTTACCGGAGCCGCAAAACGATTTTATCTTTTCCATTATTTTGGAGGAAATCGGATTTGTAGGCGGTTGTTTTCTCATCGCCCTGTTTTGTCTATTCATCTATTCAGGAATGGGTTTAGCTTTGCAGGCAACGAGAAGTTCGGATTTTTTCGCTATCAGCTCCCTTGTTGCTATGATCGGCTTCCAAGCAGCATTAAATATTGGCGTTGTGATTGGGCTGATTCCTGTAACAGGTGTGACGTTGCCGTTTATTAGTTATGGCGGCACATCGCTCATGATTATATGGTTTGTTGTTGGCGTCATTGTAGCTATTTCAAATCGAACCACATAA
- a CDS encoding DUF881 domain-containing protein, protein MEKNVVIRITIISFIVGFMIAIQYNTVKKPELRDTRDIWEIRQELSEEKKRHSELLDEIASLKKIKSEYENNNNEELGEVLQSTVEDLRKRAGLTKVTGPGVHLNIQPAEELILSGYKVEPISPDLLIRLVNEIYRYNGLYIEIDGQRVVHITAIRDINGKTTVNSVPISNSNVDIYIITETFEKAEKLHSYLYASTFQDDFYIDNLKLTISPAKEEITIDAYDGELTNTYLLKSEGD, encoded by the coding sequence GTGGAGAAAAATGTAGTCATACGAATTACCATCATTTCATTTATTGTAGGGTTCATGATTGCCATTCAATATAACACTGTAAAAAAACCTGAATTGAGAGATACAAGAGACATTTGGGAAATTCGCCAAGAATTAAGCGAAGAAAAAAAAAGGCATTCAGAACTGTTAGATGAAATTGCTTCCTTGAAAAAAATTAAATCGGAATATGAAAATAATAACAATGAAGAACTGGGAGAAGTTTTACAGTCAACGGTTGAAGATTTAAGAAAGCGAGCAGGGCTCACTAAAGTAACAGGTCCAGGAGTACATTTAAATATTCAACCTGCAGAGGAATTAATCCTCAGCGGCTATAAAGTGGAGCCAATTTCCCCAGACCTTTTAATACGACTTGTCAATGAAATTTACCGTTATAATGGCTTATACATTGAAATTGATGGACAAAGGGTTGTTCATATAACAGCTATAAGGGATATTAATGGAAAGACGACAGTCAATAGTGTGCCAATCAGCAATTCGAATGTAGATATCTATATCATTACAGAAACCTTTGAAAAAGCTGAGAAACTTCACAGCTATTTATATGCATCCACTTTTCAAGATGACTTTTATATTGATAATCTAAAACTAACTATTTCTCCAGCAAAAGAAGAGATTACAATCGACGCTTATGATGGAGAATTGACAAATACCTATTTGTTGAAAAGTGAAGGGGATTAA
- a CDS encoding sigma-E processing peptidase SpoIIGA, whose product MIGELLVLYNTLFNYLLLKFTKEITGLYVKKRRLLFSAFVSGLVSSIFYQTFIGAVLSFLLLIGLAFSFRFQTLLKQGTVLLVATFFLGGLLTSLLPFLLRQSDLIFFIFCLSLAVLSLTFIHSKWRNLTKERLQQSFVVDCELELFQNTYSLKGFIDTGNECVEPISGKPVHFLSYQAVEEKLPKELKVGLLTWNDQNPYQLTMFPDFMYPKIRVLRLSTVQKETSTALAFRFERLILYGNIKKEILDEYVVFTRHDARFPQNAQMILHVLALN is encoded by the coding sequence ATGATTGGAGAATTACTCGTACTATACAATACGTTATTTAATTACTTACTATTAAAATTCACAAAGGAAATAACGGGATTGTATGTCAAGAAACGAAGGCTTTTGTTCAGTGCATTCGTCAGCGGACTCGTGTCATCTATTTTTTATCAAACTTTTATAGGAGCTGTACTCAGTTTCCTGCTACTAATAGGACTCGCTTTCTCCTTTCGATTTCAAACTTTGTTAAAACAAGGAACAGTGTTGCTTGTAGCTACCTTTTTTCTGGGGGGGCTACTCACCAGTTTACTTCCTTTTTTGCTTAGGCAATCCGATCTCATTTTTTTTATCTTTTGTTTAAGTCTTGCTGTTCTTAGTTTAACTTTTATTCATTCGAAGTGGAGAAATCTGACAAAGGAAAGGTTGCAACAATCTTTTGTAGTGGATTGCGAATTAGAGCTTTTTCAAAACACATATTCGTTGAAAGGATTCATTGATACGGGAAATGAATGTGTGGAGCCGATCAGCGGAAAACCTGTTCATTTCTTATCGTATCAAGCGGTAGAAGAAAAACTGCCGAAAGAATTAAAAGTTGGATTGCTTACGTGGAACGACCAGAATCCTTATCAACTAACAATGTTTCCTGACTTTATGTACCCCAAGATCAGAGTATTGAGATTGTCAACGGTTCAAAAAGAAACGTCTACCGCTTTAGCATTCCGATTTGAACGTCTGATTCTTTACGGAAACATAAAGAAGGAAATATTGGATGAATATGTTGTTTTTACAAGACACGATGCCCGTTTTCCGCAGAATGCACAAATGATTCTCCACGTTTTAGCGTTGAACTAA
- a CDS encoding cell division protein FtsQ/DivIB, whose amino-acid sequence MDKVIDIEERIPTLKKKRRRRTNTKFVVMISLFLVLLFLLLYFQSSYSDIQKITVHGAKLVKEDYYIEKSGLQIGDSMWGFKVLDIEKKLQEDWVKDVTVKRKWLTTVEIQVKEYRKVAYIFEDHHFYPILENGVVYKSSEKIDPTIDAPIFLNFDDEELRKKVLKELAELDDEVLALISQINLNATESDPYSITLFMNDGFEVRAEINTLAEKMKYYPAIVAQIENAEENGKGIIDIEVGSYFKPYSEVYKTIDINAESDHEPDEQDVEDDESTP is encoded by the coding sequence ATGGATAAAGTCATTGATATTGAAGAACGCATTCCCACCTTAAAGAAGAAAAGAAGAAGAAGAACAAACACAAAGTTTGTCGTGATGATATCCCTATTTTTAGTCTTGTTATTTTTACTCCTTTATTTCCAATCATCTTACAGCGATATTCAAAAAATTACCGTGCATGGAGCGAAGTTGGTAAAAGAAGATTATTATATCGAAAAGTCCGGACTTCAAATAGGCGATTCAATGTGGGGATTCAAAGTTCTCGACATTGAAAAAAAATTGCAAGAGGATTGGGTTAAAGATGTGACCGTAAAAAGAAAGTGGCTTACAACTGTAGAAATACAAGTGAAAGAATACCGAAAAGTTGCCTATATATTTGAAGATCATCATTTCTACCCAATATTGGAAAATGGGGTTGTCTATAAATCATCGGAGAAAATTGACCCTACCATTGATGCACCTATTTTTTTAAACTTTGATGATGAAGAGTTGAGAAAAAAGGTTTTGAAAGAATTGGCGGAACTGGATGATGAGGTGTTGGCGCTCATTTCTCAAATCAATTTAAATGCAACAGAATCGGATCCGTATTCGATTACATTATTTATGAATGACGGGTTTGAAGTTAGAGCGGAAATCAACACCCTTGCAGAAAAAATGAAATATTACCCAGCGATTGTTGCGCAAATTGAAAATGCGGAGGAAAACGGAAAAGGTATCATTGATATTGAAGTTGGTTCTTATTTCAAACCTTATTCTGAAGTATATAAGACCATAGATATCAATGCAGAATCCGACCATGAACCGGACGAACAGGATGTGGAAGATGATGAATCAACTCCATAA
- a CDS encoding DUF881 domain-containing protein translates to MNQLHNRKQNKFSKRRFIFLLVCIVTGFIIGYAYNLAKDHKKLDSSALDQEDNYRTELIEQQEKTKELMDELNELKEQISKYEKSFTENENDYKELAEEAEKLRLMLGELPAHGEGIKVTLKDGAYNPKSTNPNDYIVHESHIFLVINELKISGAEAISINGHRLKPNSYIHCNGPVITIDGKQYPAPFEIEAIGNSQTLISSLKIPGGVFDQLLNDSIVIAIQAMDDIKM, encoded by the coding sequence ATGAATCAACTCCATAATCGAAAACAAAATAAATTTTCAAAAAGACGTTTTATTTTCCTGTTAGTTTGCATCGTGACCGGTTTCATCATCGGTTATGCCTATAACTTGGCAAAGGATCATAAAAAGCTGGATTCAAGCGCTTTGGATCAAGAGGATAATTACCGGACGGAACTTATTGAGCAGCAAGAGAAAACCAAAGAATTGATGGACGAGCTGAATGAATTGAAAGAACAAATTAGCAAATATGAAAAATCTTTTACAGAAAATGAAAATGATTACAAAGAACTGGCAGAAGAAGCTGAAAAATTAAGATTAATGCTCGGTGAATTGCCCGCCCATGGAGAGGGGATTAAAGTCACTTTAAAAGATGGAGCTTATAATCCGAAATCCACCAATCCGAATGATTATATTGTTCATGAAAGCCATATCTTTCTTGTCATCAATGAGTTAAAGATTTCAGGTGCAGAAGCCATTTCAATTAATGGCCATCGCTTAAAACCAAATTCTTATATCCATTGCAACGGCCCTGTCATTACAATAGATGGAAAACAATATCCTGCTCCATTTGAAATTGAAGCAATTGGAAACTCTCAAACTTTAATTTCTTCATTAAAAATTCCAGGAGGAGTTTTTGATCAATTATTAAATGATTCAATCGTAATAGCGATTCAAGCGATGGACGATATCAAAATGTAA
- a CDS encoding small basic family protein, translated as MWLPFLGLILGLTLGLLTDIQIPSVYENYLSIAVLAALDTIVGGMRAHLQQVYDDKVFITGFFFNIALAIGLAFLGVHLGVDLYLAAIFAFGVRLFQNIAIIRRILIQKWEDRHIKKDEKTV; from the coding sequence ATGTGGCTACCATTTCTAGGATTAATTTTAGGATTAACTTTAGGGCTCTTGACGGATATCCAAATTCCATCCGTATATGAAAATTACTTATCAATTGCTGTTTTGGCTGCCCTTGATACTATTGTGGGAGGAATGCGAGCCCATTTGCAGCAAGTTTATGATGATAAAGTATTTATAACTGGTTTTTTCTTTAATATTGCCCTTGCCATTGGACTTGCTTTTTTAGGTGTCCATTTAGGAGTCGACTTGTATTTGGCCGCCATTTTTGCTTTCGGTGTGAGACTTTTTCAAAATATTGCTATCATTCGACGAATTTTGATACAAAAGTGGGAAGACAGACATATAAAAAAAGATGAAAAAACTGTATAA
- the ftsA gene encoding cell division protein FtsA — MNHQNIYISLDIGSSSIKVLIGDVTDGQLHVIGVGNTKTNGVKKGTIVDIDATVQSIKKAVEQAERMTGIQIREVVLGIPANQTVLQPVKGVVAVNSENREITDDDLDRVFESAQVMSIPPERELVNIIPKQFIVDNLDEIKDPRGMIGIRLEMDATMITTSRTLLHNVLRCVERAGLNIKEIYLQPLAAGYFALTEDEKNQGTAFIDIGGGSTTIAVFEDGLLTHTGVVPVGGEHITKDLSIILKTPTEQAEKIKREYGHAFYEDASDDEVFEVPVVGTDATEEYSQKFISEIICSRLEEMFDLVLDELARLGVRDLPGGIVISGGVASLEGIAQLARQVMQTRVRIYIPDYIGVRDPSYTTAVGLIRYAHMEDEFFGRSPASKAPVYQAVGSVTTPPKKQSHASERTDNEYKTSVFDKAKRLFDKFFE; from the coding sequence ATGAATCATCAAAACATATATATATCACTTGACATAGGTTCCTCTTCAATAAAAGTACTAATTGGCGATGTTACAGATGGCCAGTTGCATGTCATAGGAGTAGGAAACACAAAAACTAATGGAGTAAAAAAAGGCACAATTGTTGATATAGATGCAACCGTTCAATCCATTAAAAAAGCAGTAGAACAAGCAGAGCGAATGACAGGAATTCAAATTAGAGAAGTTGTTTTAGGCATTCCAGCAAATCAAACAGTATTGCAGCCGGTAAAAGGTGTTGTGGCTGTAAACAGCGAAAATCGTGAAATTACAGATGATGATTTAGATCGAGTGTTTGAATCTGCTCAAGTGATGTCGATACCACCGGAGAGGGAACTGGTCAACATTATACCAAAACAATTTATTGTTGATAATTTGGATGAAATTAAAGACCCTCGAGGTATGATTGGTATACGACTGGAAATGGATGCCACGATGATAACCACATCCCGCACTTTATTGCATAATGTTTTAAGATGTGTTGAACGGGCGGGGCTTAATATAAAAGAAATCTATTTGCAGCCTCTTGCAGCAGGATATTTTGCATTAACGGAAGACGAAAAAAATCAAGGCACGGCATTTATTGATATTGGCGGCGGTTCAACCACGATTGCAGTTTTTGAAGATGGCTTGTTGACGCATACCGGCGTTGTACCAGTCGGAGGAGAACATATTACAAAAGATTTGTCCATCATATTAAAAACCCCTACTGAACAAGCCGAAAAAATTAAAAGAGAGTATGGACATGCCTTTTATGAAGATGCTTCGGATGATGAAGTGTTTGAAGTCCCAGTAGTAGGGACAGATGCAACGGAAGAATACAGCCAAAAATTTATATCCGAAATTATTTGTTCTCGTTTAGAAGAAATGTTCGACCTGGTGTTGGATGAATTAGCCCGCTTAGGTGTTCGGGATTTACCGGGAGGAATTGTCATTTCAGGTGGTGTAGCTTCATTAGAAGGAATTGCACAACTTGCTCGCCAAGTCATGCAAACCCGCGTCAGAATTTATATACCGGATTATATCGGAGTCAGAGATCCGTCTTATACGACTGCTGTTGGTTTAATTCGATATGCGCATATGGAAGATGAGTTTTTTGGAAGAAGCCCAGCTTCTAAAGCACCTGTTTATCAAGCGGTAGGTTCAGTTACTACTCCTCCTAAAAAGCAATCTCATGCATCTGAAAGAACTGATAATGAATATAAAACAAGTGTTTTTGATAAAGCAAAAAGGTTATTTGATAAATTTTTTGAATAG